The following DNA comes from Paracoccus methylovorus.
TCTGCAGGCCGGTGGCTTCCATCTCGACCTTGTTCGGGGACGAGGCCAGAACCACGGCCATTGAGACCGTGGCCGGATCGGTGAAGGAGCGCACCAGCTCGACCATCCCGGCGTCGAGGTTTTCCAGCACCAGCGTGGCCTGTGCCGGCGCGTCCTCGGCTTCACCCGGCAGCACCACCGAGGCCACGACCCAGAGCCACGGATCCTCTGCATAGCGCGCGCCCTTCCAGGTCGAGAGCGTGCCGTAGATCTCGGGGTCCACGGAGATCCTGACGGCGTTATCGGTGGAAAGCCGGATCGGTGCCTCCAGCTCGGGATGCTCGATCAGGATCAGCGCCACCTCGATCTCGCCGGAATATTCTTCCTCATGCGCAAGGCGGGCATTCATCGACAAACGGCGGCTCATGGCAGCACCCAGATTTGAAAGGATTTCAGAAATTTGACCTGATCGACGACGGTCTCGGTCGGCAGCTGATCGCCCCAGGCGCAGAGCCAGCGCTCGCTGAGCAGCAGCGGCTCTTTGGTCTGGGCATTGACCAGCAGACCGACGCCGGCGGCATTGGTCAGCGGCCAGCCATCGGTGCTGGGGTCGGGCATCCAGAACCGGATCGTGCCTTCCTGGCAGGTCTCGTGGAAGAAGCGGTCGAAGACCGCACGCTGGTTATGGGTCAGCTTGACCGCCATGGAGACGGATTTCGCGGCGCTGGAAAACCGCCGCCGGTAGCCGGGCGGGCCGGCGTCGTTCTGGCGCTTGCGGCGCGCATCCTGCGGCTGCAACTGCCAGCTGTCGCGCTGGGGCGGTGGAAGGGTGGCGGGCCAGGTGGCGATCATCCGCGCCTCCTTGTCGGCGTCCCGACCCCCATGCCGCGCAAGGTTCTGGCGGCAGCACCGCCGCGCGCCCCGATCCCTTGCGAGGTCATCTCGGACAGCACGTATTTGGTCTGGCGCTGACCGCGCGCGTCCGTGGTTTCCTCGGTCTCCACCTCGAAGGGGCGGCTGGTGTTATTCACCAGCACCGGCTGGATCTGCACCACGGGCTGTGCGGGTGTGTTCGCTGCCATGGCCGGGTTGCGCGAGGAGAGCAATTGCCGGGTCAGTTCCGCATTCATGATCCGGCTCGGGCCGGTGAACTCAAGTTCCGGGCCCTTCTCGCCGACGATGCGAACACCGCCGCCAAAATCGCCCCCAAAGGCGAAGCCGGGGATGCCGATGGCGCTGGCGACGATCTGACCGATCCCGCCCAGCAAGCCATTCAGCGCACCTTGCGGCCCGCCCTGGGCAAAGCCCTGAAGCGCATTCCCGAAAGCGCCCATGCCGCCCCCCAGGGTGCCGAGGTCGGCTGTCGTGGTCTGCGCGGTGGCGCTGAATTGGGTCAGCGCCTGTTCTGCAGCGCCCAGCCGGGTGCCCCAGCTGTCGATCATGGCCTCGTTGGACGGTCTCTCGAAGCCGCGCATCCAGGCATCGGTTGCGCCTCCGACGTCCTTTGAGGCCAGCAGGCGTTGCATGGCTCCGCTCTCGGAGGTCATCAGCTCGCGCCAGACGAACTCGAGCTGCTTTTGTACATCGCCCAGGCCGGCTGATCCACCAACGGCATTCAGCAGCCCCTGGCCGCGTCCGGCATGATGCTGAAACAGGCCAAAGGAGGTGCCATTGTCGCCCACGGCAAACGGATTGAAGCCGCTCTCACCCTGAATATTGCCCATGATGCCGGCAATCTGATGCGGCTGCAGCCCCTTGCCGGCGAAGAACTTCCAGACCTGCGACTGGACGTCCGAGGACCCGGACAGCCCGCCACCAATACCGGGGGCAAAATTGGCATTGGCCGCGCCACTGCCAGCCAGCAGCGACATCGCGCCGGGACCGCCGATCACCACGTTTGCAGCCTCGACGCTCATCGTCCCGACATCGGTGACCGGGCCGGGAAGCTGGACATCCGAACCATCGCCACGCCCGGTCAGCCGTGCCCAGATGCCTTCCAGCCCGCCGACATCGGCCATGGTGGCATGATCGGTCCCGAGGATGGCGTTCTTCATCGGGTTGGAGATCGCCAGTTGCGCGAACATGCCGGTGATGTCGGAGGCCAGCGCCTCGAACGCGCCCTCGATGTCGCCCTTCATCAGGCTGTCGATGATCCCGTCGATGGCGGTCTCGGCGGCGGACTGGACCGAGGACCAAGCTTCCTTCTGGCGCTCGACGCTGCGGGTCAGCGCATCCTCCTCGAAAGCTGCGGCGCGGCTTTCCTGCGCTCTTTCGCTGGCGGCATCGATCCCCTGGCGGCGGATCTCCAGCTCGGCCTTCCAGAGCGCGAGGATGCGTGACCTGACCGCCTCGGACTGCCCGAGCAGCGCCTGTTCCAGCTTCAGCTGCTGGAGGCGCTCCGCCTGCGCACGCTGCATCTCGCGCGTGGCGGCAATCTGTCCGAAGGGATCGGCCGAGGCCATGCCCCTGGCCAGATCCCATTCCGCCATCATCTCGCGCTTGCGTGCTTCCGAAACCTTCAGGCTTTCCAGAGATGCGGCATAGGGCCGCCGTTCGGCGGCGATCAGCAGTTCCTTGACCTGCAGGCTGTCGCGGCCATGGAGCGCAATGGCGCGGTTGATCTCGGCCTGCTCGCGCAGATCCGCGACCATCTCGTCGGCCTTGCGGCCCGCCTCGCCATCCCTGATCTGCCGGGTCCGCTTCTGCTCGGCCGCGAACAGCTGCTGGGCAAGGGCGAGAAGGCCGGGCGCAAGGCCCATTTCCTTCAGCCGTTCATCATTCACCTCACGGGCATGACGGGCGCGCAGGGCCTCGACCTCGGCGCTGTCCTCGCCGAACCGCAGGATGGCGGCGGAAAGTTCGCCCTGCCGGGTCAGGTCCGCGATCAGCGCGTCCGATTCCTTCTGGCGTGCCTGGGCGCGCAGATCGGCCGAGGCGGCAAGATCGGCCTCGAGCGCGGCCAGCGCATCCTGTTCCTGAACGCTGCCCGCGATCACCCCCATTTCCTGCAGGCGCAGTTTCAGCGCCTCGCGGGCCTGGCGGGCGCGGACGGTCTCGACCTCGGCGCTGTCTTCACCGAACTTGAGGATCGCGGCGGAAACCTCGGCCTGCTGGCTGTAGCCGCGCACCGTTTCATCAACCTCGCGCTGACGTCTGGCGTCGCGGGCAGTCTCACCAGCCTTGATCCCCAGAAGGATATCGGCCTGTTCCTTGATCAGTTGGATCAGCTTTTCTTCTTGACCGGAGATGCCGCCCTTCAGCATGGAAAGCTGCTCGACCTGTTCCAGCAGCACCTGCATGGCGGCGATCTGCGCATCGGTCCCTTCCGCCTGCTCGAAGCCTTTCACCGCATCAGAGAAAGACCGGATTTCCCCGGAGTATTTCGAGGTATGCGCGAGGCCGGTCCCGAGGCCGAAAAACCCGGTGAAATTCC
Coding sequences within:
- a CDS encoding phage tail tip lysozyme, translated to MIGMTATDQVIGKEGRNFTGFFGLGTGLAHTSKYSGEIRSFSDAVKGFEQAEGTDAQIAAMQVLLEQVEQLSMLKGGISGQEEKLIQLIKEQADILLGIKAGETARDARRQREVDETVRGYSQQAEVSAAILKFGEDSAEVETVRARQAREALKLRLQEMGVIAGSVQEQDALAALEADLAASADLRAQARQKESDALIADLTRQGELSAAILRFGEDSAEVEALRARHAREVNDERLKEMGLAPGLLALAQQLFAAEQKRTRQIRDGEAGRKADEMVADLREQAEINRAIALHGRDSLQVKELLIAAERRPYAASLESLKVSEARKREMMAEWDLARGMASADPFGQIAATREMQRAQAERLQQLKLEQALLGQSEAVRSRILALWKAELEIRRQGIDAASERAQESRAAAFEEDALTRSVERQKEAWSSVQSAAETAIDGIIDSLMKGDIEGAFEALASDITGMFAQLAISNPMKNAILGTDHATMADVGGLEGIWARLTGRGDGSDVQLPGPVTDVGTMSVEAANVVIGGPGAMSLLAGSGAANANFAPGIGGGLSGSSDVQSQVWKFFAGKGLQPHQIAGIMGNIQGESGFNPFAVGDNGTSFGLFQHHAGRGQGLLNAVGGSAGLGDVQKQLEFVWRELMTSESGAMQRLLASKDVGGATDAWMRGFERPSNEAMIDSWGTRLGAAEQALTQFSATAQTTTADLGTLGGGMGAFGNALQGFAQGGPQGALNGLLGGIGQIVASAIGIPGFAFGGDFGGGVRIVGEKGPELEFTGPSRIMNAELTRQLLSSRNPAMAANTPAQPVVQIQPVLVNNTSRPFEVETEETTDARGQRQTKYVLSEMTSQGIGARGGAAARTLRGMGVGTPTRRRG